From Salmo salar chromosome ssa09, Ssal_v3.1, whole genome shotgun sequence:
ggaggacgaagatagctagcctcgataattactcaattactctaaaactacacaattatctttgatacaaagacggctatgtagctagctaagaagaattgctcagatcaaacaaatcaagccgttgtaatgtagtgaagtgtaatattacctgtggagcgaagagtagtgcgactgctcgctccaaaccggaagtcacTGATTTTCACCTCGTCTTTCAAAGTAATATCATTTGCTTCTTGTGTGCCACTCTGCTTCCACACTTCTGATTCTGCCTTTTTGTCTTTCTCCAGGATACTTAAAGAGCCTGAAAATAGCCCAGGTTTAGATGAAGCGATCTCAGGGTGTCTGGTATCTTGTGTTGCAGGTGTCCTCCATCCGCATGCAGGGCCTCCTACTGCTGTTCTTCTCCAAACTGGCCCACGTTCCATTCATTAGAGACATCCAGGACACCTACTCTCGCACAGGCGTTTCCGGCTACTGGGTAAGATCAGGCTCAATGGATGTTATTATGACAGCTTTATAGAGAGTGTTAGAATGCACTAAAAGTGTCATAAATGCACCTATAAGGCATTGGGTTTGAGCCTCACATAAAAAAGGGCTTTTcatcaatttgattgattgaccttGCGCCCAACAGGGGAATAAAGGCGGGGTGTCCATCCGCCTGTCTTTCTACGGCCACATGCTCTGCTTCCTCAACTGCCACCTGGCGGCACACATGCAGTACGCCTCGCAGCGCGTCGACGAGTTCGagtacatcctaaacacacagaCCTTCGACCCCAAAAAGACACCGCAAATCCTCGACCACAAGTCAGTATACATTAAAAGCAGTTGAGTGTGTGTTTTCCTATATTCACACAGTTGCTGCTTCGGTATTATAAATGGAGGAGCTTGACATCTGCTTGTAATGTGATTTTAAGTACTactgtgctctctctgtgttgaATGTTCACattggcccctctctctctctctctcattccctctctctctcattccctctctctcaggctgGTCTTTTGGTTTGGGGATTTGAACTTCCGCATCCAAGATCACGGCATGCATTTTTTGCGCAACTGCATCACCAGCCATAAGTTCAACTTGTTATGGAGCAAAGACCAGGTCAGACTCATGAGAGATGCATTTGTTTTGCTCTATCTTGAACCATACTATACATAGATTTGACAAGATTGGAAAAGGGACCGTGGCTTTTCATTTTACACGCGTACAGTTAGCCGTCTTGTTTTCATGCATGTAAGACATGGGATgtacaaatggcaccctgttcgcttcattgtgcactacttttgaccggggcccatagggctctgatccaaaAGAAGtgcaagtagtgcactataaagggaatagggtgctatttgggatgctgtAATGAATGCTTTTGTTGTCATTCCGTGTATCAGCTGACCATGATGAAGAAGAAGGAGGCTCTCCTGCAGGAGTTTGACGAGGGACCTCTGGACTTTCAACCAACCTACAAATTCGACAGGTTCTCTGACTGCTATGACAGCAGGTAATGGCTGACGTGCAATCACAGGCATATGGGAACACTCGCACACATATCGAGTTATGTGTGCACAGACAGTCACTGATACACGCACACTTTCTCTCCTGATGTGTATTACTCTTTGGCTCTATCTTTTCTGCTTGCTTTTACTGAGCTGACTCCTGCTCTCCTTACAAGACACCATTTTTAAAATGCTCAACTCTGCTCTCTTTAGACTTCACAGGCCCCACGGGACATGGCTTGGTTTCCAGTAAGCTGCTAAAAACTCCCCCCTAATCCCCCTTAAGCAGTATTCTGCTCCTACACAATAAGCCCACTAAAACGGTTGCAAGGCAGTGATGGATAGATTTTTGCAATGGAAAGTCAAAatgcctctctctcccacaaaATGGTGCCTACAGAACCCCAGACCTTGctctttctttgtgtgtgtgtgtgtgtgtgtgtgtgcgtgtgcgtgcgtgcgcttcTGGGGTTTTCTGCTGATGTGAATGCTGTGATAAATACCATAGTTGTCTACAGCTAACACAGTTGTCTCTAACAGTACATACGGTATATCAAAGTCGCTTTATTCTCCATATGAAGCCATGGAAAATTCCATTGAAGCGTATCAGCATTGTGCGGAGGTGGCTGCCATTCTCAGTGGACACAGTGTTCAGGATTTGTTAAGCCTAATTCATTTAACTCCCACAATACCATTCGCActcatacggagagagagagcagctttgCTAGCTGACTGTACCATTGCCTCTGTGTGGGCGTCAGCAGCTGTTTGTAGCGGGCATGGTTACTAGCTATATACAGCACAACCTCCTTTCCTGCTGCTTGGGTTGTTCACTATATAGTTGTAACGAATCGCTATATGCAGAGcattcggaaaagtattcagaccccttgactttttccacattttgttatgttacagccttattctaaaatggattcaattgtttttttcccccctcatcaatctacacacaatacccccataatgacaaagcaaaaacaggtttttataaatttttgcaaatttataaaataaataaaacatatcacatttacataagtattcagatcctttactcaatactttgaagtacctttggcagagattacagtcttgagtcttcttgagtatgatgctacaagcttggcatacctgtatttcgggagtttctcccattcttctctgcaaaatatatatatatacatacatacacacacacagtgcattcggaaagtattcagaccccttgatttttccacattttgttatgttacagccttattctaaaatgtattaaatcgttttttcccctcatcaatctacacacaataacccgtaatgaaaaagcaaaaacaggattttataaatgtttgctaatttataattaacatttacataagtattcagaccctttactcagtactcagcgcctttggcagcaattacagccccgagtcttcttgggtatgacgctagaagcttgacacacctgtatttggggagtttctcccattcttctctgcagatcctctcaagctctgtcaggttggatggggagcgtcgctgcacagctattttcaggtctctccagagatgttagatcgggttcaagtccgggctctggctgggccactcaagggtattcagactttaaaaaaaaaaaatgttaccccttttttctgcccaatttcgtggtatccaattggtagtagttacagtcttgtctcatcgctgcaactcccgtacggactcgggagaggcgaaggtcgagagtcatGCGTCCTCGGAAACACAagccaaccaagccgcactgcttcttgacacaacgcacatccaacccggaagccagccgcaccaatgtgtcggaggaaacaccgtacacctggcgacctggacagcgtgcactgcgcccggcccgccacaggagtcacacgtgcgcgatgagacaaggacatccctgccggccaaaccctccctaacccggacgacgctgggccaattgtgcgtcgccccatggacctcccggtcgcggccggctgcgacagaacctgggctcgaacccagaatctctggtggcacagctagcactgcgatgtagtgccttagaccactgcgccacccgggaggctcgacattcatagacttgccccgaagccactcttgcgttgtcttggctgtgtgcttcgggtcgttgtcctgttggaaggtgaaccttcgccccagtctgaggtcctgagcgctctggatcaggttttcatcaagtatctctctgtactttgctccgttcatctttccctcgatcctgactagtctcccagtccctgccgctgaaaaacatcaccacagcatgatgctgccaccatgcttcaccatagagatgatgccatgtttcctccatacgtgacgcttggcattcaggccaaagagttcaatcttggtttcatcagaccagatattcttgtttgtcatggtctgagagtcctttaggttccttttgtcaaactccaagcaggctgtcatgtgcattttactaaggagtggccgtctggccactaccataaaggcctgattggtggagtgctgcagagatggttcaaaacttcttccatttaagaatgatggaggccactgtgttcttggtgaacatcaatgctgcagacatattttggtacccttccccagatctgtgcctcgacacaatcctttctctgagctctacggacaattcctgccACCTCATGGcgttgtttttgctctgacatacactgggaaactgtgggaccttatatagacaggtgtgagcctttccaaatcatgtccaatcaattgaatttaccacaggtggatgctaatcaagttgtagaaacatctcaaggatgatcaatggaaacaggatgcacctgagctcaattttgagtctcatagcaaagggtccgaATACTTATTTAAaccatgtacactgctcaaaaaaataaagggaacacttaaacaacacaatgtaagtcCTAGTCAATTACActtttgtgaaatcaaactgtccacttaggaagcaacactgattgacaatacatttcacatgctgttgtgcaaatggaatagacaacaggtggaaattataggcaattagcaagacacccccaataaaggagtggttctgcaggtggggaccagagaccacttctcagttcctatgcttcctggctgatgttttggtcacttttgaatgctggcggtgctttcactctagtggtagcatgagacggcgtctacaacccacacaagtggctcaggtagtgcagctcatccaggatggcacaccaatgcgagctgtggcaagaaggtttgctgtgtctgtcagcgtagtgtccagagcatggaggcgctaccaggagacaggccagtacatcaggagacgtggaggaggccgtaggagggaaacaacccagcaacaagaccgctacctctgcctttgtgcaaggaggagcaggagaagcactgccagagccctgcaaaatgacctccagcaggccacaaatgtgcatgtgtctgctcaaacggtcagaaacagactccatgagggtggtatgagggcccgacatccacaggtgggggttgtgcttacagcccaacaccgtgcaggacgtttggcatttgccagagaacaccaagattggcaaattcgccactggcgccctgtgctcttcacagatgaaagcaggttcacactgagcacgtgacagacgtgacagagtctggagacgccgtggagaacgttctgctgcccgcaacatcctccagcatgaccggtttggcggtgggtcagtcatggtgtggggtggcatttctttggggggccacacagccctccatgggctcgccagaggtagcctgactgccattaggtaccgagatgagatcctcagaccccttgtgagaccatatgctggtgcggttggccctgggttcctcctaatgcaagacaatgctagacctcatgtggctggagtgtgtcagcagttcctgcaagaggaaggcattgatgctaaggactggcccgcccgttccccagacctgaatccaattgagcacatctgggacatcatgtctcgctacatccaccaacgccacgttgcaccagactgtccaggagttggcggatgctttagtccaggtctgggaggagatccctcaggagaccatccgccacctcatcaggagcatgcccaggcgttgtagggaggtcatacaggcacgtggaggccacacacactactgaacctcattttgacttgttttaaggacattacatcaaagttggatcagcctgtagtgtggttttacactttaattttgagtgtgactccaaatccagacctccatgggttgataaattggatttccattgattatttttgtgtgattttgttgtcagcacattcaactatgtaaagaaaaaagaatttaataagattatttctttcattcagatctaggatgtgttgtttaagtgttccctttatttttttgagcagtagatttctgttttattttttatacatttgcaaaaatgtctaaaaccgtcttttcgctttgtcataattggggtattgtgtgtgtatattcatGAGGAAAACGAtacatttgatcaattttagaataaggctgtaacgtaacaaagtgtgtAAAacgtaaaggggtctgaatactttccaatgcACTGTAGCTGTACAGTATGTATTCCTGTATGTGTGCACGTGTTTGTGTGCGTCAGTGTCGTTACTTACGGTCTCCACCGCTGTGCACTAATCAGGACAATAGAGAGGGCACTCGCTGTATGAGTCACCCAGTGAGACAGAATGGAAAACTAATCTGCTATTAATGAGGAATATGAAAGGATACACTGCGGAATCTGATCCATCATGTAGAGCAGACTGAAATAACACAGAGATGGAGGAAACGCTAAAGAAATCCAGCTACCTTATGAGATTACTCATCATACTTTCTGCATCTCTAACACACTCTGTCATTCTCTCACAGGCTTTGTTCAAATATCCATACTAGCAGACTACTAGAATTATTCAATGTATTGGGCATACATTCTAAGTGACATACTAGTTCATTTGGAACTCAGTCTTTCTGTTTCTCTACATCTTGTTTGTCTCTCACTAAATCTCTTCGCTTGTCCGTTTGCCgggtcctctccatctctcccattcTGActtaatcactctctctctctctcactctctcactctctcactctctcactctcacactctctcactctctctcactctctctcactctctcactctctcacactctctcactctctctcactctctctctcactctcactaaaTCCGTGTCTCTTCtctcgtccgtctgtctgtctgcccagtgGTAAGATGCGTAAGCCGGCCTGGACAGACCGGATCCTGTGGAGGGTGAAGCCAAAAGAGCCACCCCCAGAGGAGGACGAGGACAGGGACTCTGGTCTGGATGAGAAGAACACCAAGAagaagcaggaggaggaggaagagttcCCTCTGAAACTCAAGCAGGATTCGTACACCAGCAACATGGAGTACGGCGTCAGCGACCACAAGCCTGTCATCGGCATCTTTACCTTGGAGGTGGCTGAGGCAGCGGCATTTCCCATTCCCGCATCTGAGACCGTATGAGTAGCAGTGCTGATCTAAAATCAGTTCCTTCCTGTCCATATAatgttattcattatgatctaagagGCGACACTtcctgacccaagatcagcactTCTAATCTGAGGCGCTttttgaatacaggccctgatctGCTTTTCCAATGTGACTCTTTATAACGATACCGTATGATGCAAATATACTGCTTTATACTCCTTCACCCTCTAGCCAATCGTGACTACCTCTTCCCTCCATATTCTCTGCCATTCCCTCCTGTCTATCCCCACACTGTAGTTGAGGAAGATGTACGAGACGC
This genomic window contains:
- the skip gene encoding skeletal muscle and kidney-enriched inositol phosphatase isoform X3, translated to MENDDDTKEDPQSQVKNSVSMEKNCCNEDTFRLHMVTWNVATADPPDDISSLLHLNSPKPPDLYVIGFIIDMAVEDSWSHLFMSSLAPRGYLKVSSIRMQGLLLLFFSKLAHVPFIRDIQDTYSRTGVSGYWGNKGGVSIRLSFYGHMLCFLNCHLAAHMQYASQRVDEFEYILNTQTFDPKKTPQILDHKLVFWFGDLNFRIQDHGMHFLRNCITSHKFNLLWSKDQLTMMKKKEALLQEFDEGPLDFQPTYKFDRFSDCYDSSGKMRKPAWTDRILWRVKPKEPPPEEDEDRDSGLDEKNTKKKQEEEEEFPLKLKQDSYTSNMEYGVSDHKPVIGIFTLELRKMYETPLVRVCAEGEWSADFDAIVIYSPLEPFPSSAWDWIGLYKVGFRSVSDYITYTWVKDDEVSFNDELTQVYVSKDEIPVLGGECVLCYYCSTLQCIVGISSPFKVQESKVAVEEGLAPENIDGLEKATAS
- the skip gene encoding Skeletal muscle and kidney-enriched inositol phosphatase, whose amino-acid sequence is MENDDDTKEDPQSQVKNSVSMEKNCCNEDTFRLHMVTWNVATADPPDDISSLLHLNSPKPPDLYVIGLQEVYSAPHRFIIDMAVEDSWSHLFMSSLAPRGYLKVSSIRMQGLLLLFFSKLAHVPFIRDIQDTYSRTGVSGYWGNKGGVSIRLSFYGHMLCFLNCHLAAHMQYASQRVDEFEYILNTQTFDPKKTPQILDHKLVFWFGDLNFRIQDHGMHFLRNCITSHKFNLLWSKDQLTMMKKKEALLQEFDEGPLDFQPTYKFDRFSDCYDSSGKMRKPAWTDRILWRVKPKEPPPEEDEDRDSGLDEKNTKKKQEEEEEFPLKLKQDSYTSNMEYGVSDHKPVIGIFTLELRKMYETPLVRVCAEGEWSADFDAIVIYSPLEPFPSSAWDWIGLYKVGFRSVSDYITYTWVKDDEVSFNDELTQVYVSKDEIPVLGGECVLCYYCSTLQCIVGISSPFKVQESKVAVEEGLAPENIDGLEKATAS